From the Haladaptatus sp. DJG-WS-42 genome, the window GGCCAGAAACTCGCCACGAGCGAGTTCGCTGACGTCATCGTCGAAGAAATCGAAAAACTGGCGTAAGCCAGTTTTTCGTCCCCTCGAACCGCGTTCGAGGAAAATCGAGAAGCTCGCGTAAGCTCGCAGCACCTACGTTTTCTTTTTTCTCACTGGTGAGCCGACGGTGTACCTTTCAAAGCCTGGTTTCTGGGCAATTCGAAGACGGCTGCCGACGGCACTGGGCAGCTTGTGAAAATGCGCATCGCTCGGCGACTGACTCAGTCTTCCATCCACGGCACGTCGAGGCGCGGCGGGCTGAAGATGTCGAGGCCATCGACGGGCACGTCGCCGCGATTTTCTGCGGCGTGGGGTTCGCCGCCGGGGACGACGTAGGATTCACCCGCCGAAACAGAGATTTCTTCGCCATCGACGAGGAAGATGAGCGTCCCCTTCGTCACGTAGCCCGTCTGCTCGTGGGGATGGCTGTGTTCCGGGACTTTCGCGCCAGGTTCGATGTGGAAGTGCTGGACACTCATTTTCTCGCCGGCGGCGAGTTGGGCGAGGTGCACACCGTCGATGGCTTCGACTACGTCGCTGTCTGAAAGGGAGACTGCGTCCATGTGCGTGAGACGATAGCAACCCACAAAAGCATGGCCCTGGGCGGTGGATTCAACTCCCCGCACCGAGTGTGTGTTCGTATGTATGCGGTCGTCGGCTGTAGCAACTGTGGCGCGCTGAAAGTCGTCGAGGGACGCCCGAAGACGACGAACTGTACGAGCTGTGGCAAGCGCCTTCGCTACAAGAAACTGAAGAAATTTATTACGACCGACGACGCGAACGAAGCGCGCCAACACCGCGCGCAGATGCTCGCAAACCGGCAGGGCGAATCCGAGGCGTTCGCCAACGTCGATTCCTTCGGTGAGATGGAATCATATACGGGCGAGTCAATGATTTCAGACGAGGAGTACCTCGAAGGCTCGGGACTTGACGCCGCAGAAATCACGGCGGCGGGCAAGCAGGCGACCGCAAACCACGAGACCATGAGCAAGAAAGACACCGTACTCGCGGCGCTTGCGGAACTCGATTCACCCACGGAAACTGACGTGGTCAAGTTTGCCGAACAGCGTGGGGTCTCACGGGGCTATGTCGAGACGGCGCTTACCAGACTCGTACAGGCCGGAGAAGTGAGTGAAAGTCGGGGCGTCTATCGGTTGTTATAGCTGGCCAACCGCCTGCCAGATGGTGACGGCCGTTGCGATGATGCCAAGCAGGAGCTTCAGCAGGCGCAACAGGCGATAGGCGCGCGATGCCGCTGGCTGGTCGGAACAGGAATCGGTCATTTTCGTACCTCTGTGGAAACGCCCGCTGGTGCTCGCCAGCGGGCGCTATTATTCCAATTTCGAGCACGGTACAATAAACGGGAGCCGTAAGCAGGGTGAAAGTGAAACTGGTTATCGGCCTAACTCGGCATGTGCCGAAGACAGGTGTCTCGACGCCAGTGCCGACAGAAGCGAGAGTTCGCCAGCGAGTGCGCCGGTGGCTATCACTTCCGCCAAGGCGTCTGCGTTCGCACCCGCCGGGTCGCCGCCGCCGCGAAGCCCGAGCACGGAGAGCCCTTCTGCCTGCGTCGGGAGCTTCGTCCCGCCGCCAACGGTACCGACTTCGAGGCTGGCGAGGCTGATGCTCGCGTACAGTTCGTCCTCGCGGGCTTCCGCGGTGACAATCGCATTCGACCCTTCGACAACCTGTGCGGCGTCCTGGCCAGTAGCGAGGAACATCGCGGCCACGGTGTTCGCGGCGTGGGCGTTGAAGCCGAGACTACCAGCTTTCGCGCTTCCCACCAGATTCTTCCGGGTGTTGACCTCCGCTATCGCTTCTGGCGTGGTCTTGAATCGTTCTTCGACGAGTTCACGCGGAATGCGAACGTCGGCGACAACGGTGCGACCGCGGCCCTCGATGGCGTTGATGGCAGCGGGTTTCTTGTCCGTACAGAGGTTCCCCGAGAGCGCGACGAGGGAGGCTGGCGTTTCTTCTTCCACGATGGCGCTCGCGGCTTCGGTGGCGATGGTCGCCATGTTCATCCCCATCGCGTCTTTCGTGTCGTAGCCAAAGCGCAGGAAGACGTTGTCGCCGACGACGTAGGGCGTCACGTCAAGGAGTTCGCCGTGGCTCGTCGTCTCCTCTGCGGCTTCCTTCAACTTGTCCGTGTTCGCGCGGACCCATTCGACGACTTCGACGGATTCGGCCACGTCCTGCACCCGAAACACGGGGGCGCGGGTCATCTTCGACTTGATGACGCGGGCGGTCGAACCGCCTGCGGCGCGGATGGCGGAGAGTCCGCGGTTCACGCTCGCGAGCAGTGCGCCTTCGGTCGTCGCAAGTGGAAGGTAGAACGTTCCTTCTGCTTCGCCTCCGTGGATTGGCACGGGGCCCGCAACCCCGAGAGGAACCTGAATCGCGCCGACCATGTTCTCGATGGCCGAGGCCGCGTCTGCGGCGTCGAAGGCGTACTCGCCTGCCACAGAGAGGTCTGCGCCGGTTTCTTCTTCGACGTACAGGCGGCGGGCGGCGGCAGCCGTGTCCGCGTCTGCGTGCTGTTCGAGTTCGTGAAGCCGAATATCTCCGTCGCGGACGCGGGCGACGAGGTCGGCAGGCTCGGTCATGTTCCTGCCATGACGGGCCGGGCGCGTAACGATTGCGCTTCGCCCGTAGGCTTTTGTCGGCCGAACCTGTCATCGAAGCTATGCCATCCGGCGTGACCGTTCGTGCGGCAGCGTCCGAAGACGTGAGCGCAATCAAGCGTGTCGCGCGGGCAGCCTACGAAGCCGCCTACATGGAGATTATCGGACAACGAGAGATTGACGCGGCGATGACGGCATGGTACAACGACGAGAGGCTCCACGACGCGATTGTGAATCAGGAGACCGCGTACTTCGTCGCTGAAGCCGACGAGGTGGTTGGCTACGCCTCCGGCGGTGGAACAGACGAACTCGGTGAAGGAGAACTCTACAACATCTACGTCCATCCGGAATGGTGGGGCGAGGGCGTCGGCACCCAGTTGCTCTCTGCCATTGAAAATGAACTCACTGCCCGCGGTGTGTCGAGGTTGCAACTCCAAGTGTTCACAGAAAACGACGGGGCACGACGCTTCTACGAAGCGCGCGGATTCACGCGCGTCGGCGAAAAGGAGACCGACCTCTTTACCGGGACGACGACGGGAATTGTCGTGTACGCAAAGGCCCTCTCCTAGCCCGACTTTTTATCGCCACGGCCACAGAACAGGGGGTATGACCGAGGCCGCCGACCGCATCCTGCTAAACGCGGAGGTTCACACGCTCACCGACCCGGACGAAGTTGCAGACGGCGTCGCCATCCGCGACGGGCGCATCGTCCGCATCGACCGCGCCTACGAACTCGACTTTCTGGCTGGCACAGAGACAGAGATTATCGACCTTGACGGCAGCATTGTTCTCCCCGGGTTTATCGACGCGCACACGCATCTGAACATGGTTGGTCGTCGCCTCGTCCACGCCGACTTAGCCGATGCGAATGGCCCCGTTGACTGCCTCTCTCTGCTCACGGAATCCGCGCGCGAGTCGGGCTGGATTCTTGGCTACGGCTACGACGAAAGCGAGTGGGACGACGCCCGTTACCTTACCCGCGAGGACTTAGACGAAGTGAGTACCGACCGACCCGTGGCCGCCTTCCGCGAAGACCTCCACGTCGCCTCGCTCAACTCCGTCGCGCTCGACCAGTTCCTCGATGCCATGCCAGACGAGGACGTTCTCGCAGCGGGCGGCGAGCCAACTGGCGTCGTGGTCGAATCGGCGCTCGACGTGATTTTCGAGGCCACGGAACCCGACGCTGCAGAGATGCGCGACTTGCTGACGGCGGCCCAGCGCCACGCAAATGCCCGCGGCGTCACGGGCGTCCACGACATGGTTCGCAATTCGACCGCGCCCGAGGTGTTCCGCGACCTTGATTTGGAAAATGAACTCACCCTACGCGTCCGCCTCAACTACTGGTCTGACCATCTCGATGCGGCCGTAGAAACCGGCCTCCGGACGAATCACGGCTCTGCGATGGTTGAGACGGGAGCCATCAAGTCCTACACCGACGGCAGTTTCGGCGGGCGCACCGCGAAGCTGTCAACCCCCTATGCCGACGCCGACACGACTGGTCAGTGGGTCGTCACCCCGGAAGAACTCGACACCGTCGTCGGCATCGCAGACCGTGCTGGCTTCCAAGCCTGCGCCCACGCGATTGGCGACGAGGCGATTACTGCGGTTCTCGACGCCTACGAAGAACAGACAGCAGACCCAGAAGCCGCCCGCCACCGCGTCGAGCACGCGGAGCTGCTCACCGACGAGCACATCGAGCGGTTCGCGGAGTTGGGCGTCGTCGCCTCCGTCCAGCCGAACTTCCTGCGTTGGGCCGACGAGAGCGGCCTCTACGACGCCCGACTCGGCGAGCAACGCCGCCGCCAATCAAACCGCTACGCCGACTTGCTGGACGCGGGCGTCCCCCTCGCCTTCGGCTCAGATTGTATGCCCCTCGACCCACTCTTTGGCATCCACCACGCCGTGAACGCACCCGACCCCACCCAGCGCATCTCGGTGACTGATGCACTGCGCGCCTACACGGCGGGCGCGGCCTACGCCGGGTTTGCCGAAGACCGACGCGGAACCATCGAGAAGGGGAAGCAAGCAGACCTCGTCGTGCTCGACCGGTCGCCGTGGGAGCACGCAGACGCAATCGAGGACATCGACGTGACGATGACGCTTGTTGGCGGAGAAGTCGTCTACGACGGGCGGTAGAAAATTAGTTCAACAGCGATTCGCCGGTCATCTTCTCGGGCTTTTCGATACCGATGAGTGAGAGGAGCGTCGGCGCGATGTTCGCAAGCGTGCCGTCTGCGATGACGGTACGGCCGCCGTCGGTGTTTTCTGGCGTGAGATAGATGAGCGGCACCGGGTTCAGCGTGTGTGCCGTGTCCGGGTTTTCGGGGGTGCCCATGTCATCTGCGTTGCCGTGGTCTGCGGTGATGAGGACGTGCCCGCCCGCCTGCTGGACAGCAGCGACGAGGCGACCGAGTTGTGCATCAACGGCTTCGACCGCCTTCACGGCGGCGTCGTAGTCGCCAGTGTGCCCGACCATGTCGGGATTCGCGTAGTTGCAGACGAGCACGTCTGGGTCGTCGGTTTTGATGACCGAGAGCGCCGTATCCGTGACTTCTTTCGCGCTCATTTCGGGTTGCAGGTCGTAGGTCGGAACGTCCGGACTCTGGATGATTTTCCGAATCTCGCCGTCGAATTCGACTTCGCGCCCGCCGTTCAGGAAGTAGGTGACGTGGGCGTACTTCTCCGATTCCGCGAGGCGAAGTTGGGTGAGCCCTGCCGCAGACACGACCGCTCCGAGGGTGTCTTTGGGCTGGTTGGGCGGGAACGCCACGGGGACAGGGAACGTCTTGTCGTACTGCGTCATCGTGACGAGATACGTCTCCGGCGGGTGGGTCTCGAAATCCCATTCGGGGCGGATGTCCGCGAGCATGCGGGTGAGCTGGCGGCCGCGGTCTGAGCGGAAGTTGAAGAAGATGACCGCGTCGCCGTCTTCGAGGGCCGGGCCGCCCTCAATGAGCGTTGGCTCCACGAACTCGTCTGTATCACCGCGCTCGTAAGACGCTTCGACCGCCTCAACGGCGGAGGCGGCGGTGTACGGCGCGTCTCGGTTCACGATGGCGTCGTAGGCGCGGCGAGTGCGCTCCCAGTTCTGGTCGCGGTCCATCGCGTAGTAGCGCCCGGTGACGGTTGCCACGTTCCCAGTTCCCGCGTTTGTGGCGTGCGCTTCGAGGTCGGTGAGGAACTGTTGGCCCCCTCTCGGCGCGGTGTCACGGCCGTCGGTGAAGGCGTGGGTCACGGCGTCGATATCCCGATCTGCGGCGATGTCGATGAGCGCGTGGAGGTGACTCTGGGCAGAGTGGACGCCCCCGTCGGAGACGAGTCCCATGAAGTGGACGCGGCCGCCCGACGCCTCGGCGTGGTCGAACGCGTCCTGAATCGCGTCGTTCGTGGCGAACGAACCGTCGGCGATGGCGTCTTCGATGCGGGTGAACTCCTGCATGACGACGCGGCCTGCGCCGATGTTGAGGTGGCCGACTTCGCTGTTCCCCATCTGCCCTTCGGGGAGGCCAACGCGACGGCCGGAGACGGTCAGTTCGCCGTACGCGCCCGCTTCCGTGAGGCGGTCGAAATTCGGCGTGTCCGCGCCTTTCACCGCATCCAGCCGGTCGTGGCTCCCGAGTCCCCACCCGTCTAAAATGATGAGCGCCGCTTTCATGTGCGTGGAATTTTCGGCCACGGTAAATAGCGTGCTGGTCGGCGAAGGACTAACCTGTCGGCTGTCGTAGCCGTTCGTATGCTGGAGGTCCGTGGGTGTTAGTCGAAATACTGCTCTTTCTTGGTGGCCTCGCGCTGCTCGTTTACGGCGCGTCGCGCGCCGTCGGTGAGGCAAGTAACCTCGCACTGTACTACGGCGTCACGCCGTTTTTCATCGGCGTGACGGTCATTTCAATTGGGACGTCAGTACCAGAAATGGTCACCTCCGTCCTCGGGGCACGACTCGGCGCGGGCGACATCGTCGTCGGGAACATCGTCGGCTCAGAAACCTCCCAAATCACCCTCGCCATCGGCATCGTTGCGTTGGTCGCCCCCGTCGTCGCCACCCGCCGCGAGGTGCTCGTGTACGGCGGCGGCATGGTGCTTTCTATGGTCATCATGATGCTCGCGCTTGACGACGGGGCGCTCACCTTCTCAGAAGGCGTGTTGATGATGCTCGCCTACGTCGAGTTCATCTACATCCTCTATACGAACGCGGGCGGCGAGGAGATAGCAGAAGAAACCGTCGAACGACAGACACCCCGCGAAACTGTCCCGTGGATTGTGGTTGGGCTTATTTTCGTCGTCGTGGGCGGGCAGCTGATGGTCACGAACGCGATTTCGCTCGCCCGCCTCTTTGGTATCTCTGAGTACTTGATTGGCCTGCTCACCGGCCTCGGGACGACCGCGCCGGAAATCGCGGTTGCGGGCATCGCCGCCTACCGTGGCAACGGCGGGATTTCGGTGGGTGCGTTGCTCGGGAGCAACATCACCGACCCCGTGTTCTCCCTCGGCGTTGGCGCGCTCGTTGCAGACGTGGTCGTCGATACGGCGGCGATTTCAACCTCGCTCACCTACATGCTCGGTGTCTCGATTCTCGTCCTCGCGCTCATGTACTGGCGGCGCGGCCTCGGGCGGTGGGAGGCACTCGTCTGTATTCTGCTCTACCCGGTGAGCCTCCTGTTTCACTGAGCGATTACCCCGGTGTTTTTCTCGCGGGCCGCAGATGAACGGGATATGACACTCGACCCGGTCCACTTCGACGGCATCGCGGATCTGGCCCGCCGGATCGAGCAGGACGTGGATGCGAGCGACCACCGCGCGTTCGCAGAGACCGTCTGGAACGAGTTTTTAGACCCGCTCTGGGACGGCAATACGAAAGTCCTCGAACCGCTCGACAAGGTGGCCAGAAAGCGCATTGACATCGCCGATGTCGCTCTCTGTGATGACCGCTTTGAAACGTGCCACGGCATCGACTCTGGCACCATCAACCCGACGACGTTCAAAAACGGGCTGGTCATCGACGTGGCCCAAGCGGCGATGAGTGCGGTTCCCTCTGATTTAGCGCTCCACCGCTCACGGACGATGGTTGCCACCGTTCACACGAACGACACGGCGGGCACGTTCGACGAGGACTGGTCGATGTTCGACGACGGCTACAGTCGCGCTCGGCTGTTCAAAGTCCCGCGCGTGAGTCGCTACGAGGGGGCCGTCGTCCACGCGCTCGCGCTCTATCTCGCAGAGAGCAAACACGCCCTGTTGCAGGCCGACGTGGTCGAAAACCTGCTCGTCCTCGATGGGCCAATCTACCCGAAAGGCCTGTTGAACTGGGAGAATCGGCATCCCGAACTCCGCGAGTTGCTCGTAGAGGACAAGCGACCGCGTGACGTGGTCGAAAACTACGTCCGGTTGGTCGAGCGCTTTGCAAACAGAGAGATTCCGCTCATCGGCTTCGTGAAAAACACCTCGACGAAGGCCATCACGAACGCTGTCCGCGGAAAAGCAGAGGCCCCGTGGGTCAACGACGCCGCCTTCTTCGCAAAAGTGCTCGAACGCCGGGCAGACGACGAGCGCCTGACCGATTGCCTGACATTCACCAATTGGTTCATCTCGCGAGGCGGCGCAGACGAGACGTTTTCGGTGAAAGGCGACGCGCTCGACATCGACCGCGAACTGCCAGCCGAACAGTACGAAGTGACGTTCTTCATCGTCTACGACCCACGCCAAGACCTCGTGTACAAGGTGGAAGCGCCGTACGCGTTCACGAAAGACGAGGAACTGCGAGAGCAGCTCACCATGCAACTGCTCTGTGACGTGGCGCGCAATCGTGGGCCACCAAAGGTCATCGGAAAGGCGGACGAACTCGCGCGCATCAGCCAGCAAGAGAAAGAATCACTCAAACAAAAACTCGAACAGACGTTCCATGCAGACCGTGAGCGCACCTACGACGACGTGCGCTGGGGACTCGATTATTAAGTTTCCGGGTGAACTTTCGACAGTTCGAAATCGACGTCACTCGACGGAAGGCCAAGCCGCGCAAACTGCGTGCGGATGTGGTCGTAGGCATCGCGGATGGCTTGCTCGCGCGTCTCGAAGCCGTGTGGTGAGGGCGCTTCGAAGGCAACGCGGCGTTCTTCGTCGTTGATGGTCTGGACCTGTCCGCCGCTTTCAACCTCGTAGAACGAATCACACACCCAGACGTAGGGCGCGCCGTCGTCCGGCGCACCGCGGTAGGTTGGCGGGCGCTCGCCGCGCTCGTACAGCGTCCCGGTCAGCGTCGTCCCACCGGCGTGGCCACGAATAAGCAGCATAGGATATGTTTGGTTCGCTGAACATATACGATTGGCTGTACCTCTAGGAAGTAATGAATTGGATTGTTGAGCAGTTAGCACGGCACACGGCGAGCGCGTCGTGGGAAACGGATTTGTGGGAATGGTGTGATTGGGGCATATGACCGACCTCGGTGACTTCAACGATTTCGACCCCGACGACGGGGACGTTGAAGCGACAACCGCGACGGAGAGCGATTTTGAGCCCGTGACCGTAGAGGGCGTGGGACCAGACCGCGGCATTGGCACGCTCGCTGTCTCCGCTGGCCTCTCGATTGGCGAAGACCGCGACGAGACGTGTCTCAGAGCCTACGTGACCGCGAAAAACCGCTCTGACGTGCGTATTGGAAAATATCTCCTCATCTCCTATCCCGACGGCGAGAGCCTCTTTTGCCGGATTACGACGCTCGAATACGCCCAAGAGTACTACACCGACGACGCCACCGAGATTCACGCCCGCCGCGCGATGCGCTCTTCTGGCATCGACGAACACGACTACAAGTTCATGGCCTCGCTCGAACCCATCGCGGTGCTCTACGAGGACGACGGCGAACTCAAACGCCGGATGACCGACCGCGTCCCGAAGCCAGAAACCGTCGTGCGCGAGGCAACCGACCAGACAGAAATCAAGACCGGCCTCAAGATTCCAGAGGAAGGCGTCTTCCTCGGGCACCTCTCGGTCGGTGGCGAGAAAGTCCGGACGGGCGCAGAGCCACCGACCATCGACTACCGCGTCAAGGACAACTACGAGTCGGGTGACCCGCTCGTGTTTCGCCACACGCTGATTGCGGGTGGGACGGGGTCGGGGAAAACCCACAGCGCGAAAAACGTCCTCAGGCAGTATCTGAGCGAGGCACGCACCTACCCAGTCGAAGCCGGGAGTTCACAGGAGCGCCGGATGGCCGTCGTCCAGTTCGACCCCCAGGACGAGTATGCCCAGATGCACGACGACAACCCGGAGATGACCACGGAGTTCGCTCGGCGGTGTGAACGCGAGAACATCGCCCACGGCGGCCACGAGGACACCATCGCGTTCATCCCGAAAGTCGAGGGGTCGAACTACGCCGCAGACCACCACCGCGCAGAGCAAGTCGAGTTCACCATCCCGTTCTCGCTCGTGCGCAACAACCGCTGGCTCGTCGCGGGCGGGAGTCTCAACGACAACCAGTACAACGCCCTCGACTTCCTCTTAGACCGCTACTTTAGAACCGGCTCTACGCACACCTATCGCGGCTTCCTCTCGTTCCTTGACGACCCCGCCCTGCGCGAGGAACTCGACGAGAGCGGGCGCGTCCACGAGGCCACCTTCGATGCCGTCCACCGCCGGGTGCGCTCCTCGGCGTTCAACAGTGTGTTCGACCAAGACGCAGCGCCGATTACTGAGCAGATTCACCGCCTCGTGCGGGCCGGCGGCCTCACCGTGATTCCGACCTACCACGTCACGAATAGCCGTGCGACCGAAGTCATCGTCCTCGCGGTGGCAAGCCTGCTCATCGACCAGAAACTCTCGAACGACCCGCAGTTCGACCGCATCAAGGAGACGCCGCTCGTCGTCGGGATGGACGAGGCGCACAACTTCCTCGCAGATGCGGAGAGTGCCCAAGCGCGCAAGGTGATAGGCAAGTTCACCGAAGCCGCAAAACAGGGCCGGAAAGAGCGCCTTGGCCTCTTTCTCATCACCCAAGACCCACAGGACATCGCCGAACCGGTGTTCAAGCAGGTGAACACGAAAATCGTGCTGAATCTGGGTGATGTAGACGCCATCAAGAGCGTGAACATCCCCGCGAATTTAGAGAAGAAAGTGCCCTACATGGAGAAAGGCCAGATGGTGATTTACTCGCCGGACAACTCAGAGCCGGTCGAGTTGATCGGGCTCTCTAAATGTCTCACCCGACACGGCCGGGGCGCGTAGGGGTAACGAGTCTTTTTGACGGCTGGGGACGTATCAGATGCTATGGGAAAGCGCCTGCTGATTCCGATGGACGGCTCAGAGCAAGCCGTCCACGCGCTCCAGTTCGGCCTCAAAGAGTTTCCGAGTTCGGACATCACCATCCTCCACGTCATCAACCCAATGGACACCGGCTTTAGCCCGCAGGCGTCGCTCCCCGGCTACGCAGAGGAGTGGTACAAAAACGCAGAAGAGAACGCAGCTGAGATTTTCACAGAGGCGGACGATATCGCAGGCGAGTTCGACCGCGGCGTCGATACCGAACAGGTCGTCGGACGGCCAGCCCGTGAAATCGTCACGTACGCGAAGGACAACGACGTCGACCAAATCGTGATGGGAAGTCACGGGAGAACGGGTGTTTCGCGCATTCTCCTCGGGAGCGTCGCTAAAAACGTCGTCAAACGGTCGCCAATTCCGGTGACCGTGGTTCGCTAAAAAGAGGGAGTTACATCCCGATTTTTTGCAGGTCGTCCGGGAGGACGCCGAGCTGTTGGGCGTAGTTTAAGCTGTCGTCGATGACCCAGAACTCTGCGAGTTTGCCGTCTTTGATGCGGTGGAACGCCACGCCCGACGAGCGGTAGTGCTTGCCGGTCGGGTCGATGCCCGCGAGTTCACCACGGGTGAGTTCGCCCGTGAACGTGCCTTCTTCCATGAAGCGAAGGACGACAACGTCGTCTTCTGCGATGAGTTCTTTGGCGTCAACGGTGAAGTCGGGGAAGGCCGTCCGCCACGCTTCGACGTGCTTTTGGAAGCCCTGTGGCCCGGTTGCGACCGTGTTGCCGTCGTCGTCAAGGACGCGGATGTCGTCGTGGGCGAGTTGCGAAAGCGACTCGAAGTTCCCTTCGTTCCAGCACTCTTTGAGCGTGCGCTCTACGATTTGTTTGTTCTGTGCGGCTGTTGAAACTGCCATATTGTCCCTCCAATCGTCTCTCTGGCGTGCCCCGCCCGCAGAGACGTATAGGTAGTTCGTCGGCTGAGACGATAGCCGTAATTCAAGGGTTTGGGAGGGTCTGTGCGGCTTGCAGGATGGATTTGCGGTAGAGCGGTCGCTGTGCAGTTGGCGTCAAGCACTCTAATCGAACGCGCCAGCGGCGCGTTCGGCTTTTTCATGCAAGTTTTTGCCAGCGGGGGTTGCGAAGCAACCCCCCGCCGGAAAAAGTTGCTAGAAGATATTCGCCTGCTGATACACACTAATCCCGGTGCCCGTAATCTCGTAGGGTTTGGTCTCCCGGGAGTGGTTCGCGTTACGGATTTTCTGGATTTCGACGGCCAGTCGCGTTTCGCGGAAATCAGAGGGGCGGACGTACTGGAGGATGAACACGGCGTCGGTGAGGTACTCAACAATCCCGTGGCGCGAAGCGTAGGGATTGTCGTCGCTGGCTTCGCTCGTGAGCATCGTCGTGATACCGGCTTGCTTGAGCGCGCGGGTGAAGTTGAAAATCTCGGTGCGGCGCTTTGCCTGCTGGTCGTACATCATTTCGAGCAAGGAGACGGAGTCGAGGACGAACCGCGACGCGCCGAACTCGGAGATGAGTTCAGGGAGTTCAGACCGGATGTTGTCGAGGCTGTTTGCCATCTCGACGGGGTCTAAGTCGATGACGGCGAGTTGGTCGTTTTCGATGTAGGTGTCGAAATCGTAGCCTTTCTCGACCGCGGTGTTGATGACCTGTTCTTGGCTCTCTTCTAAGGTGATGTAGATGGCTTTTTCGTCGTTTTCGAGGGCGTGGTGGAGAAACTGGAGCGCGAACGTGGTTTTGCCCGTCCCGGCGCTCCCGATGGCGACCATCAGCGAGCTTTCGGGAACCCCGCCTTGAATCATGTCGTCTAAGCCGAGAATCCCGATGTCGATACGCGGGATGTTCGAGTCGAGCGCCTCGTCATCGAAGTTTGCGTTGCCACCCGAGCCGCTGGGGCCAGGGGCGTTTCCGAAGGCGCTTGCAAAGTCGTCATCGAACAGCGAGTCGTCGTCAAGCCCGAACGAGTCGTCACCGCCCATCCCGAAGTCGGCGTCACTGCCCATGCCAAACTCGCCGTCTCCACGTTCATCCATGCCGAACGCGGCTGCGTCATCAAAGCCGTCACCGTCGGCTGGGTCCGCGTCTTGTGGGTGGTCGAGTTGCTCGCTCGATGCGTCTGCGGTCGAATCTGCGTCAGTGTCGTCGCCTGCGTCGTCCGAGAGGCCGCGTTCGAACCAGTCGTCACCCTTGTCAGTCGGCTGTTCGTCCTCGCTCACGAACACCACCTCATGACTGGCCGCTGAGACATACGCTGACCTCGCGCCGATGCCTGATTAATGTTGCCCGAACGTGGGCAGATTTTTACACCGCCAGACGAATCGCCACACATGAGAGTCGGTATCGTCGGCCAGCGCGGAAATCCACGGGCGGCGTCGCTCACCGACGAGATTCGCGAGAGTCTCCTCGCTGAGGGCGTGGACGTCTGGATTGACGAGGAGATGGCCACAGCCCTCGACATCGAAGGCCACGACATTCCGTCGATGAACGAGTGTGACCTCGTCGTGAGCATCGGCGGTGACGGCACGTTTCTGTTCGCCGCCCGCGGTGCTGAGGCCACCCCCGTCATGGGCGTGAATCTCGGGGAAGTGGGCTTTCTCAACGCGGTTTCGCCCGAGGAAGCGGTCGAGGCCGTGTCGAAAGAGGTCGCGCACTTCCGCGAGGCGGGCGAGATTCGTACGCGGTCGATTCCACGCTTACAAGCCGAAGGCGACGGCTGGGAACTCCCGCCTGCGCTCAACGAAATCGTCATCCAAGGCGACCAACGCGGCCACGGACAGGGGCTCAGC encodes:
- a CDS encoding cupin domain-containing protein translates to MDAVSLSDSDVVEAIDGVHLAQLAAGEKMSVQHFHIEPGAKVPEHSHPHEQTGYVTKGTLIFLVDGEEISVSAGESYVVPGGEPHAAENRGDVPVDGLDIFSPPRLDVPWMED
- a CDS encoding DUF5817 domain-containing protein — its product is MYAVVGCSNCGALKVVEGRPKTTNCTSCGKRLRYKKLKKFITTDDANEARQHRAQMLANRQGESEAFANVDSFGEMESYTGESMISDEEYLEGSGLDAAEITAAGKQATANHETMSKKDTVLAALAELDSPTETDVVKFAEQRGVSRGYVETALTRLVQAGEVSESRGVYRLL
- the hmgA gene encoding hydroxymethylglutaryl-CoA reductase (NADPH), producing MTEPADLVARVRDGDIRLHELEQHADADTAAAARRLYVEEETGADLSVAGEYAFDAADAASAIENMVGAIQVPLGVAGPVPIHGGEAEGTFYLPLATTEGALLASVNRGLSAIRAAGGSTARVIKSKMTRAPVFRVQDVAESVEVVEWVRANTDKLKEAAEETTSHGELLDVTPYVVGDNVFLRFGYDTKDAMGMNMATIATEAASAIVEEETPASLVALSGNLCTDKKPAAINAIEGRGRTVVADVRIPRELVEERFKTTPEAIAEVNTRKNLVGSAKAGSLGFNAHAANTVAAMFLATGQDAAQVVEGSNAIVTAEAREDELYASISLASLEVGTVGGGTKLPTQAEGLSVLGLRGGGDPAGANADALAEVIATGALAGELSLLSALASRHLSSAHAELGR
- a CDS encoding GNAT family N-acetyltransferase, which codes for MPSGVTVRAAASEDVSAIKRVARAAYEAAYMEIIGQREIDAAMTAWYNDERLHDAIVNQETAYFVAEADEVVGYASGGGTDELGEGELYNIYVHPEWWGEGVGTQLLSAIENELTARGVSRLQLQVFTENDGARRFYEARGFTRVGEKETDLFTGTTTGIVVYAKALS
- a CDS encoding amidohydrolase; the protein is MTEAADRILLNAEVHTLTDPDEVADGVAIRDGRIVRIDRAYELDFLAGTETEIIDLDGSIVLPGFIDAHTHLNMVGRRLVHADLADANGPVDCLSLLTESARESGWILGYGYDESEWDDARYLTREDLDEVSTDRPVAAFREDLHVASLNSVALDQFLDAMPDEDVLAAGGEPTGVVVESALDVIFEATEPDAAEMRDLLTAAQRHANARGVTGVHDMVRNSTAPEVFRDLDLENELTLRVRLNYWSDHLDAAVETGLRTNHGSAMVETGAIKSYTDGSFGGRTAKLSTPYADADTTGQWVVTPEELDTVVGIADRAGFQACAHAIGDEAITAVLDAYEEQTADPEAARHRVEHAELLTDEHIERFAELGVVASVQPNFLRWADESGLYDARLGEQRRRQSNRYADLLDAGVPLAFGSDCMPLDPLFGIHHAVNAPDPTQRISVTDALRAYTAGAAYAGFAEDRRGTIEKGKQADLVVLDRSPWEHADAIEDIDVTMTLVGGEVVYDGR
- the gpmI gene encoding 2,3-bisphosphoglycerate-independent phosphoglycerate mutase; translated protein: MKAALIILDGWGLGSHDRLDAVKGADTPNFDRLTEAGAYGELTVSGRRVGLPEGQMGNSEVGHLNIGAGRVVMQEFTRIEDAIADGSFATNDAIQDAFDHAEASGGRVHFMGLVSDGGVHSAQSHLHALIDIAADRDIDAVTHAFTDGRDTAPRGGQQFLTDLEAHATNAGTGNVATVTGRYYAMDRDQNWERTRRAYDAIVNRDAPYTAASAVEAVEASYERGDTDEFVEPTLIEGGPALEDGDAVIFFNFRSDRGRQLTRMLADIRPEWDFETHPPETYLVTMTQYDKTFPVPVAFPPNQPKDTLGAVVSAAGLTQLRLAESEKYAHVTYFLNGGREVEFDGEIRKIIQSPDVPTYDLQPEMSAKEVTDTALSVIKTDDPDVLVCNYANPDMVGHTGDYDAAVKAVEAVDAQLGRLVAAVQQAGGHVLITADHGNADDMGTPENPDTAHTLNPVPLIYLTPENTDGGRTVIADGTLANIAPTLLSLIGIEKPEKMTGESLLN